The DNA region GTTGACTGACCCCCAGCGAGAGGCGCTGGTGCTGGCCTACGAGCGGGGTTACTTCGATTCGCCACGAGAAGCGTCGCTCGAGGACGTTGCCGACGAACTTGGGATCACCCAGCAGTCGCTTTCGTCCCGACTCAGACGCGGCCATCGCCGTCTCATCGGCGCAACGCTCGCTAATCCGTAGACCTGGCCGGAACGCTCGGTAGACCGGTATTAATATCTTCTGTATAATCAGTGCCGCTCTTCACCCGATTCAGGCCGCTAGGGTGACGTAGTATGATTGATACACAGGCCGGTGTCGAGTTGGCATCGATGGCGTTTCATCCGGAGTCGGAAACGTACAGAGCCGAGTACGACCAGACTTCAGTCTCTGCGAGCATGGCCGTCGTGGCGGTACTCTCGGAGGTGATGGATGTCGATCCAGTCGAACTGGAACCACTTCACGCGTCCGTTAACACCGGTGCCCTCGACAATCTTGCCCGCGTTCGAGACGGGACGGGAGAGGGGGTTTCGATCACGTTTCGGGTAGCGACGTACGCGATAACCGTCTCCAACGACGGTACGGTCGCGCTCACTTCGCGAGAGCAGACGGGAACGGACGGCGTGACCGAGGGAGTGTCTCCCGTATGACCTCCGAAGAAGCCTCGCTCGCGACTCGAGCGGAACTCAATACCGAATTGCAGTCGCTCCTTCGTCGAGCGCACGGTCACGGTGTCGACGTCGAAGGTGGGTGGGAGTGTCGAAACGGTCCCGAGCATCCGGACTGGGACGTGATCGTCACCGAAGTGCGAAAGAACGACGAGTCGGAGTAAACGAATTCGTCGGCGAACGCGATTTCTGCGGACGGTGATCTTTTCGCTGAACGATGTTCAGCTCCGGTAGCAACGAAGGGAGTGCAGGCGTCCGATCTCTCCTCGATTACGTTTCGCTCTGGGCTCGACGGACGAACTCCTCGAGTTCGTCTTCGATGAGCGTCGAAACGCGTTCTCCGTATCGCCAGAGTGCCGCGTTGAGTCGCTCTTCGGTCTCGTCGTCGAGATCGTCTCCACCTCGGAGGACGGAATCGTCGGTGATCTGTGGGTGATAGACACAGACGACACCGAGCGGGACGTCAGACCCCCTCTCACCGGCGGTGTGAATACCGTACTGATCGGTTCCCCAGACGCCGTCTCCACCCTGTCGCTCGAGTGCCGAGTCGAGCGCATCGAGGAGCTGTACGTCCTCGGCCGTGAGAATCGGGTCGTCACCTTCGAACAGTTCGCTGTACGCCTCCGTTCGGGCACGATTCGTCCACTGCTTCAGGTGGGACCGTGCGCGTACGATCAGTTGCCGTTCGTCCGGACGCTCAATCATGGGCTAGTGACGACTGCCAGGTCAATCAACGTTTGCGTCGACGGTCTGTGAGTTCACTGGCGACGGTGGCGTGACAGCCATTCCTGGGGCGTCCATTAACGTGCCGTCCACAGCGTTATCACGGTCACGACTGTATGTCACTGTATGGCAGACACGAAACGGAGTCGAGAGAAGCAGGCTCGGGACGAGGAGAACCGACAGCGAGAACGGGAACTCTCGGAGGCGCGCGACCGTGGCGACGAGGCCGAACCGCCGAACGACGAGTGGGACGAAACCGACGAGGAAGGCGCGGTAGGCGACGATCACGACTCGCCTCGAGAGTGCCACCGCCGCGACTGTACCGAACCGGCGACGTTCGTCGTCGTCGAACGCTATCAGGAAGAGACCGGACACGGTGCCGTCGAGGCGAAGGCGTTCCTGTGTCGTGCCCACACCGACGAAGAGAGTCCCGCGAATCTCGACGGTGCGTACGACGACTACCTGTTTCGCGTCGAGATGTTTTCGGAGGCAGGGACAGAGACAGACACCGCGGCGACGGAGTGATTGGCGCCTCGATTTGCATTTGCAGTCGACCGCTCGAGGCCCGTTGCCCGACCGCCCGGCGCGTCCGATGAGGCTACCGATACGATAGCTCGAGTTCGAGCGCCCGCTCGAGCAATCCCTCGTCGTACAACTCATCCGTCTGTTCGGGACGGGTACGGTGGATCGCTCGAACCGTCTCGACGGTGTTCCGGAAGTTCTTGAACGTCGCCTCGTCGACCATCTGGCCGTCGATCGTCACCGCGCCCGTTCCCTCGACCTTCGCGGCGTTGAACCGCTCGATCTTGTCCACGTCGCGCTCGAGTTCCGCCGGCGTGGGCGTGTGGATCCGGTTGGCCTGGATCGTCTGTTTGGGGTACAGCGACCAGGAGCCGTCGAGGCCGATCCGCGCCTCGCGCTCGACCTGGTCGGCGTAGCCGTCGGCGTTGTAGACGGTCACGCCCGCGCGTTCGGCGAAGAGGTCGTCGAACGGGCCGCCGATGGCGAGCAAGTCGCCGGCGCTCGCCTCGTTGGAGAGCGCCTCGAGCAGGCCGTCCCAGCGCGGGCGGCCGTCGCCGAGGTCGCGTCCGCCGAGTTCGGCGGTGTAGTCGACGGGGCCGAAGACGAGGGCGGTGAGGCGCTCGCCGCCGGGATCGGTCCGTAATCGGGCGATCTCGCGCAGGTCCGATCGGGCACGTGCCGTCTCGACGATGACCGAGAGGCCGATCGATCCCTCGGGGTGGCCGTGATCGGCTTCCGCACTGGCTACCGCCTCGAGGGCGCGCTGGACGTCCCCCTGTCGGCCAACTTTGGGGACCACAACGCCGTCGATATCGTCGCCCACGTCGCGGACGAGCGTGTCAATTTCCTCGCGGCCCTGAGCACGAACGGTCTCGTCGTCGTAGCTCCACTGGACGCGTGGCCAGATCTCCCCGGGAAATTCGAAGTCGGGGAGCAACTCGCAGACGTTCTCGAGCCCCTCGGCTTTCATGTCCGGGGCAGTGCCGTCCTCGAGGTCGGGGACGAGCCAGTCGGGAGCCTGGAAGCCCTCGGCGGTGAGGCCGGATCTGAGGTACTTCGCCGTGTCGTCTTTCGGGACGGCGGCCGGTGCGGTCTGGAAGGTGCGGCAGGTTCGGGTGGTCATTGGGAGTGTGGTCGTTGTATCGTAGTGAAACTCGCTTCAGTCGTCTCGAGTCAGTATCTCGGCGGTTCGAATCCCGGAGTACACCGGCTCGTCGCGCTGGTTGAACGCGACGTGCTGGAAGCGGACGGTCCCCGCCCGCTCGTTCACGGTCGTCGTCTCGCGACTCGTCTCGAGGACGCGCGTGAAGCAGTAGACGGTGTCGCCGGGGGTGACGAACGCGTGGAAGCGCTCGTCCTCGAAGCCGACTTCGCGGTGGGTTCGCTCGTCCGAACGAGCGTGGCCCAGCGCCGTCGAGCGCGTCACGTCACCGTAGGCGACGATTCCGCCCGACGGCGCGTCGGCCATCGCGTCGGTGTTGTGGTGCTGTTTCGCCGTGTTGAGCGTCGCCAGCGGCAGGGTCGCGACGGTCACGTCGTCCATCGTCCGCCCGCGCTCGTGGCGGTAGGCGACGACGGCGTCCCGGTTCTCGGCCGTCTCGAGGGCGGCCTCGAAGTCCTCGAACGCGTCGCCTGCGGGGGTCACGAACGTCTCGGGGAGCGCACTCGCGGGACGTTCGGTATCGGACGGGCGGCCGCCGCCGTCGGCCTCGGCGCCGCTCCCGTCCGTCTCGAGTCGCTCGCGTCGCGGAATCATGTTGGTCCGCTCGTAGGCGCAGAGTGTTTTGCCCGTCCCGGCGTCGTACCCGCGGGTCGCCCAGGTGACGATGCCGTAGTCTGGTCTCGAGTTCGACCCCTTCGTAGTCAGGACTTCGCTCTCGACGCGCAGGTCGGTCCCCGGAGCGACGACATCGGCCGGAAAGCGGACGTTCGTCCGGCCAAGGAAGTAGCCGCCTTTCTCGCTCAGGTCCTCGACGGTGCACCCGAGGGTGGCCGCCAGCAGGTAGTCCGGGTGGATCGGCGGTTCGTCGAAGCCGCGGTCGCGGGCGACGTCCGCGCGCCAGTACGCGGGGTCGTGGTTCAGCGTCTGGCTCGTCCACAGTTCGTTCCCCCAGCGAGTCAGCCGGAGTCCTGGATCGTGCTGGATCACGTCCCCCTCCGCGAAGTCTTCGAAGTAGTGCCCTTTCTCGCGGGTGTCAGCTCGCTCGAGCGCGCTGGTAAAGGTGTTGGGGTCGGTCCACTCGAGGTCGTTCCTGGTACTCGGGTCGTTCTCATCCCGCGAACCGTCCGCGTCGGCGTCAGTCATCGGCAGTCACCTCCTCCGGGTTGCTCGAGGCGCTCGGCGCGTGCCCGCGGCGGGCGAGCGTCCGGCGCATCTCGTTCTCGACGATCATGTAGCCCTCGTCGAACCCCATGCCGGGCTTGGCCAGTACCTGAGCGGCGTCCGTCGCGAGCGCGACGTGCGCACAGGCACGTGCGGAGACGTCCGTCTCGTTGCAGGTGCCACCGAGGTACGCGTGCGTGTCGGTTCCCTCGCAGTAGCGGACGGCCTCGCCGCTCCGGTGGACGCCGCCGAGGTCCGGCGTCTTCACCTGCACAAGGTCGGCGGCCCCGGCGTCGACGAACGCCTGGACGTCCGCGAGCGTGTTGCACCACTCGTCGGCCACGATGTCGACCTCCACACCTGCCGACGAGAGCCCGTCGCGCAGTTCGGCCATCGCGCGAATCTGGTCCTCGCGGGTGCCGACGTCCATCGGCCCCTCGATCTGGAGGGGGATCGAGCCGGCGGCGGCCTCGAGGTCGGCGAAGTACTCGACAATCGCGTCGCTGTCGAACGGCGCGCCGAATAGCTCGCCGATCGTACCGTAGACGTCGATATGGAAGCGTGGTTCGTAGCCCTCGGGACCCAGTTCGCCAGCGCGCTCGCGGAGCCACTCGAGGTAGGCGATCAGGTTCTCACCCTCGGGGCCGAGCTTCGGGGGACTGTTGAACAGCCCGTGGGGGAGGACGGGAACGCCCTTGAGCAGCATCTTCTCGGCGTTTCGTCGACGGTCGTCGCCAGACTGGCCGAAGACGGGGACCGGCTCGGTCGCCGGTTCCGCCCCGAGCACGTCTGCGAGCACGTCGGTCATAGTCGTCACGCGCGTGCGCGCGGCTGCGGCGAGGAGGGGCTGGGAGACGCCGTAGCGGACGGCGGTGTGCAGTCGGGAGCCGTCCTGGCGAAGCCCCTCGAGCACGGCCGCGTTCTCGCCGAAGTCACTCGGGTCGCGGCCGACGAGCGCGTCGGCGACCGCCCCCTCGACCAGTGGGGCGTACTTGGCGGCGCGAAAGAGCGGATCACGCCCGCCGGCCCCGGAGTACTGGACGGCTGCGCAGTCGCCGCGAACGACTGTCCCGTCGCTCAACTCGAGGTCGACGAGCAGGGCTTCGCCCGCCTGACGGACCGACTCGAAGCCGTCGGTAAGCGGCTCGCCCGCGTAGGCGAAGCCGTCCTCGCGGGCGCCGCGCTTGATGGCCAGCTGGTCATCGGTGTAGAAGCCGGAGACCCCGGGAGTCGCTCGAACTGATTCAATCTGCACGGGTGTCACCCCCGTTCGGCCGACCGATGAGGCGGCCGTCGCTGATCGCGTCGACGTCGTCGGCGACCATGCGGAACGACTGCTGGCGGCCCTCGGTTTCGGCCCGCTGGGCGAGGCGCGCGGCGTGGATCTCCTTGACCTCGTCGCTCATCGCAAGGTCGCCGAACTCGAGGATGCGGACGCGGCCGTCGTCGTCACGGGCGGGGAGGACGGCTCCGCGGGCGCTGTCACTCGGTGCGAAGGGAACGTCGAGCGCGCCCGACTCGAACGCCCGGATGGTGCCGCGGGCAACGTCGCCGTCGCCATGCTCGAGGACTGCCTCGAGGAGACAGCGGGTCTCGCGCTCGATCAGATCCTGTTCCTCGTCGATGCCGTCGATGTCGATGTCCTGTTCGAGTGCCATATCGATGATCTGTCTCGTGGTTCGGAGGCCAGCCGCGTTCGCCTCCTTCGTCGGAACGCCCTGGAACTCCTGGGGCGATTTCGTGATGACCTTGTCGGGGCGGGCGATGGCCGCGGTCATCCCGCCGAGGCCGATGACGCCGTTCGCCCGCGCCTCGTCGGGCGGGAAGCCACCCATCCACTCGTGGAAGACGGTGGTGACGCACACCTCGTTGGGGAGGTACTCCTCGCCGAGGGATCGAAGTGCGCGGAGCGCGGCCACGTCCTGGACGACGTTCCCGACCTGGCCGTAGCCCAGCGTGAGCGAGCGCACGCCCTGTGTGGCGGCGAGCAGCCCCTCGAGCACCATCACCGCGATGGCAATGCTCGGCGGGACGAGCGTTCCCGTGAGCGGGCCGAACGGCTCGCGGTTGATTCGGACGCCGCGTTCGGTGTAGGCACCCGCCAGCCGGTCGACGAACTGCCAGTGTTCGATGGTCGTCGCCAGGTTGTGGCGTTTGGTGTAGGGGATGTTGTAGGAAATCGGGCCACCCTCGAAGCTCTGGAAGCCGCCCGCGAAGGTGATCGCGGCCAGCAGACGGGCGTCGGGGGTCCCGTGGCGGACCTCGATTGGCGCGTCGACAGCCTCGATCAACTCGCGACAGCCATCGACGCCGTGGTTGACCGCCGGGAAGCCGTTGAGGGTGTCCTCGCCCGACTCGCGGGCGGCCTCGAGTCCCTCCTGGGCCTTCCCGTACTCGTTGTCGCGCGTGTAGGAGTCGATGGTCGTCGGCAGGAGGTCCGCCTCGCCCTCCGAGTGAAGGTACTCGAGCAGGCCGATCTGGTCCTCGAGGCGTGGAACGCCCGCCCTCGGTTGCAAGAGCGGGCGGTTGGCCGACTCGAGCACGTCCGCGAAGCGCTTCGCGGACGGCAGCGACTCGTGGAACTCGACGGCTTCGTCGAAGTCGACGGCCTCGCCGGTGGGCCAGTTCTCGCGGAGGGCCGCGTCGATGCGTTGCAACTCCTCGGCCGGAATGCGCTCGTCGCGTATCATCTACGAGGTGACGGTGGCCCGGTCTCGTTCTTGCTCCGTGGCCGTGAGCTGGAGGTCGCGCTTCAGGGCCGCGATCGCCTCCTCGGGCTGGGTCTCGGCGTCGAAGACGCGGTCGAATCCCAGCGCCTGGAAGGTCTCGCGAGTCCGCTCGAAGTCGTCCTGGCCGACGGCGAGGTTGCCGCCGATGTAGGTCACCGCGTCGACTTCGTGGGCCTCGAGCGTCTCCTGGAACCCCCGGCAGTCCTGTTCGGCGTGGCCGTACAGCGAGGAGACCAGTACGGCCTCGGCGTCGTGCTCGCTGGCGGCGTCGGCGAACTCCTCCTGGGAGGTCTGGACGCCGAGGTTGATGACTTCGAAGCCTGCTGCAGCGAACGCCTGCTCGAGGATCGTGATGCCGACGACGTGGGCGTCGGACCCGATGACCCCGAGAACGACCGTGCGGGACATTGTGTGCACAACCATGATAGACCTGTGTTTAAAGTTAATGGTCGATCATGATAATACTCCTAATACACCTTAACGGCCCTCCTGTGGGACTCTATGACACCATCATGATTTATAGTAAAGGTTTTTACCTCCATTACGTGAGGTGAGGGCATGGGAGCGCTCTCCTCGCTTCGCGTGCTGGACCTGACGCAGGTGCTCGCCGGACCGTACTGTACGATGTTGCTCGCGGACATGGGCGCGGACGTCGTCAAAATCGAACGGCCGGGTGGAGACCTCATCCGACCGAACCCGCCGTTCGTCGAAAGCGCCCAGGATGAGGCCTACGGTGGCTACTTCCAGAGCGTGAATCGCGGGAAGCGGAGCCTCGAGCTGGACCTCGGGGCCGAGCGCGACCGCGAGGCGTTCCTCTCGCTCGTCGAGGAAGCCGACGTGGTCGTCGAGAACTACCGTGCGGGCACGATGGAGCAGTTCGACCTAGGTTACGAGACGCTCGCCGAGCACAACCCGGCCCTCATCTACTCCTCGATTCGGGGCTTCGGAGACCCGCGGACGGGCGAGACGCACCGCCAGGGCCAGCCGTCGTTCGACCTCGTCGCGCAGGCGCTGGGCGGCGTCATGGAGATCACCGGCCAGGAAGACGGCCCGCCGACGAAGGTCGGCCCCGGCATCGGCGACCTCTTTACGGCGACGCTGAACTGTGTCGGCATCCTCGCGGCACTGCACCACCGCGATCGGACCGGAGAGGGCCAGTACGTCGACACGGCCATGTACGACGCGATGATCAGCATGACCGAACGGGCGATCTACCAGCACTCCTACACCGGCGAGGCGCCGACGCGTCAGGGGAACTCCCACCCGACGCTCTTTCCGTACGACGCCTTCGAGGCTGCCGACGGCCACGTCGTGATCGCCGCGTTCGGCTCGAACCACTGGAACGCCCTCTGTGAGACGATGGATCGTCCGGACCTCGCCGCCGAGTACCCGGACGCCTCGAGCCGGCTCAGTAATCGAGAAACGCTTCGGGCGGCCATCCTCGAGTGGACGCGCGAGCGCACGTGTGACGGAATCTGTGACGCGCTCGAGGGCCGGGTGCCCGTCGCGCCCGTCCAGAACACGGCGGACATCTTCGACGACCCGCACGTGCACGCGCGCGAGATGCTCGTTCCGGTGGCCCAGCCCGGAGCCGACCGCGAAGTCGAAATTGCGGGCAGTCCGATAAAGATGAGCGAGACGCCGCCACGACCTCGCGGGCGCGCGCCGTTGCTCGACGAACATCGCGAGGAGGTACTCAGGGACGCGGTTCGAACGGCGGAATCAGACTGAGTCGGTGACGGTGGAGAGTAACCCTTTTGCGCCCCCCGGGCACACGCTCTGGTATGGACTGGCCACACGACCCCGACGGGGAGGAGGGCAGCGAAGGGATGCGCAAGTTCGACATGGCGATCATCGCCAAGAAAGTCGACGAGGACGAGGACTTCCCGCTCTCGCGCGACGAGTTCGTCGAGGCCCACGGCGACGAACCCATCCGGATCAACCACCAGTCGGTCGTCGCGCTCGCGGACATCTTCGAGTACGTCGACGAGTCGGAATTCGAGACGATCACGGACATGCACAAGGCGGTCGGCGCGGCCATGCGCGAGGGGAACTTCTGGGACTACCACCCGGTCGGGGCGAATCCCGAGACGAAATCCGCGTAAGTCTCCTGTCGAATCCTCGCTGGGGGTTCCGATAGGCTCTTTTCAGTTGACACGCATCGAAGCGTATGAATATCGCCGGTACCTCCCTCGAGGAACGACTCGAGCAGGCGTTCGTCGTCTTTCTCGTGTTTCTCGTCTTCGCCACGATCCGAGATTCGTACGACTGGTCCTCGGTCGTCGCGATTCCCGTCCTGTTTTTTGCGTTTAAAATCGGTCTCGATCTCGTCTTGCACCGCCTGCTCGAAGGGCGCGGCTGAGTCGCCATCGCGTTACCCCGTTCCAGTCGTCCGCTTGGCTCGCCGTCTTCCTGGCCCCATCCTCGACGTCCACCCGACTCTCCCATCACGAATCTGGATTACGTATCGCTTATACGATATCGTTCGAAACGGACGAGTACCGTGACGAACACGCAGGTGACGCTCTTTCAGATCGACAACTATGGGCCGTGGACCGTGACGCCGGAACCGCGACGGGAGGCTGACCTCCAGACGCTTCAGTCGCGACTGTACGCCGATCTCTCGCAGTTCATCGGCGCCCGCGACGGCTACGTCTTCTTCACGCGATTCGACAACATGATCGCCGTCACGAACGGCCTTGACCGCGAGGATCACGCGCTGATTCAGGAGTCCGTCGGCAACCGCTACCCGGTCACCCTGAGCCTCGGCGTCGCGACGGGAACGACCCCGGTCCAGGCGCTCTCGGACGCGACGAGCCTGATCCAGAACGCCGGCAGCGCCCAGGACGAGCATCGCCGCGAGATCCTCGAGGGCCGAACCATCGACGACGCTCACCGAACCGATGGGGACGTCCAGATCGCCCACTTCGACGTGATCGACGCGACAGGGCAGTACACCGACGAACTCAACGCCTTCGATAGCTTCATCGAGATCGAACAGGGCTACGCCGCGCTCATGCGCCACATGCGCCGCGCCCACGGCAGCCTCTCGTTTTTCGTCGGCGGCGACAACGTCATCGTCGTCTGCCCCGACCTCGAACGAGCGGACTACCTCGAGGCCATCGAACACGTCGAGTCGGCGGTCGACGTGACCATGCAGGTCGGCGTCGGCACGGGAGCCAGCGCTCACGATGCGGGATACGCGGCGAAACACGCCCTCGAGCACTGTCGGGCGAACGGGACGCGCGTGGAGTTCTGAATCGCCGCCGGGCCGTTCGGGTAGGACAGAAATCGGAACTTCAGTGTGTGACCGTATATACGTGTCGGAGGTACCTTTTAGGTCGTTTGGGCTGTGTATTTGGCTATGGAATCGGATCTGTCGGTCAGGGATACCCTGACGACTGAATACGTCGGTGTAAGTGAATCCGACACCGTGCTCGGTGCGGTGCAGTTGATGCGCGAAGAGCGTGCCGGCTGCGTGCTCGTCGTTCGTGGATCCGAGGCCGTCGGGATCATGACCGAGTGGGACGTCCTGGGCGTCGTCGAAGACGAGGACGACCCGAGTGAGACGACCGTCGGTGAGGTCATGTCGTCGCCGGTGCTCACGATCGAGACCGACCGCTCGCTGACCGATGCCGCCGACACGATGGCGAGTCAGAATATCCGCAACCTCGCGGTGGAGGAAAACGGCGAACTCGTCGGTGTGCTGACCCAGCGCGACGTCATCGCCGTCGCGGGGTCGTTCCAGGGTGCGACGAGTCAGCCGGCCGCCGAAGGGGTCGGCGTCACGAACGAGGGCACCACGACCCTCTCGGACGAGTACGCGACCAACGGCGGCGAGGAGTTCAGCACGCAGGGCGTCTGTGAGGCGTGTGGGACGCTCACCGACTCGCTCCAGGAGGCCAACGGCCAGCTGGTCTGTGTGGACTGTCGGCAGGTGTGACGTGACCGCCGAGATTTGTAGTCAGTCGGTGTGGCCCGTGGCTCGTTCGTCCGGTCACCCCGAGTGGCGATGTCTGTCATTCGAGTGGAGATGCCCGTGCCTCGAGCAACGGCGCCCATCGTTCGAGTGCCGACGGCGATTTCCCGAGCCGCCAGTACTAGTAAACCCACCTCGAGCGACACCCACCCGCGAATGACGGTCGGCGACGACTTCGACCTCGTGATCGAACCGGCGACGAGCGACGACCTCGAGGCCGTCACCGAGTGCTGGGTCCGCCTCGCGACCGACCAGCGCCGACACGGCTCCGTCGTTCGCCCGGAGGCCAATCGGGAGAC from Natronosalvus rutilus includes:
- a CDS encoding HalOD1 output domain-containing protein yields the protein MIDTQAGVELASMAFHPESETYRAEYDQTSVSASMAVVAVLSEVMDVDPVELEPLHASVNTGALDNLARVRDGTGEGVSITFRVATYAITVSNDGTVALTSREQTGTDGVTEGVSPV
- a CDS encoding DUF7539 family protein; protein product: MIERPDERQLIVRARSHLKQWTNRARTEAYSELFEGDDPILTAEDVQLLDALDSALERQGGDGVWGTDQYGIHTAGERGSDVPLGVVCVYHPQITDDSVLRGGDDLDDETEERLNAALWRYGERVSTLIEDELEEFVRRAQSET
- the citE gene encoding L-malyl-CoA/beta-methylmalyl-CoA lyase, whose amino-acid sequence is MTTRTCRTFQTAPAAVPKDDTAKYLRSGLTAEGFQAPDWLVPDLEDGTAPDMKAEGLENVCELLPDFEFPGEIWPRVQWSYDDETVRAQGREEIDTLVRDVGDDIDGVVVPKVGRQGDVQRALEAVASAEADHGHPEGSIGLSVIVETARARSDLREIARLRTDPGGERLTALVFGPVDYTAELGGRDLGDGRPRWDGLLEALSNEASAGDLLAIGGPFDDLFAERAGVTVYNADGYADQVEREARIGLDGSWSLYPKQTIQANRIHTPTPAELERDVDKIERFNAAKVEGTGAVTIDGQMVDEATFKNFRNTVETVRAIHRTRPEQTDELYDEGLLERALELELSYR
- the mch gene encoding 2-methylfumaryl-CoA hydratase, which gives rise to MTDADADGSRDENDPSTRNDLEWTDPNTFTSALERADTREKGHYFEDFAEGDVIQHDPGLRLTRWGNELWTSQTLNHDPAYWRADVARDRGFDEPPIHPDYLLAATLGCTVEDLSEKGGYFLGRTNVRFPADVVAPGTDLRVESEVLTTKGSNSRPDYGIVTWATRGYDAGTGKTLCAYERTNMIPRRERLETDGSGAEADGGGRPSDTERPASALPETFVTPAGDAFEDFEAALETAENRDAVVAYRHERGRTMDDVTVATLPLATLNTAKQHHNTDAMADAPSGGIVAYGDVTRSTALGHARSDERTHREVGFEDERFHAFVTPGDTVYCFTRVLETSRETTTVNERAGTVRFQHVAFNQRDEPVYSGIRTAEILTRDD
- a CDS encoding methylaspartate ammonia-lyase, yielding MQIESVRATPGVSGFYTDDQLAIKRGAREDGFAYAGEPLTDGFESVRQAGEALLVDLELSDGTVVRGDCAAVQYSGAGGRDPLFRAAKYAPLVEGAVADALVGRDPSDFGENAAVLEGLRQDGSRLHTAVRYGVSQPLLAAAARTRVTTMTDVLADVLGAEPATEPVPVFGQSGDDRRRNAEKMLLKGVPVLPHGLFNSPPKLGPEGENLIAYLEWLRERAGELGPEGYEPRFHIDVYGTIGELFGAPFDSDAIVEYFADLEAAAGSIPLQIEGPMDVGTREDQIRAMAELRDGLSSAGVEVDIVADEWCNTLADVQAFVDAGAADLVQVKTPDLGGVHRSGEAVRYCEGTDTHAYLGGTCNETDVSARACAHVALATDAAQVLAKPGMGFDEGYMIVENEMRRTLARRGHAPSASSNPEEVTADD
- a CDS encoding methylaspartate mutase subunit E; amino-acid sequence: MIRDERIPAEELQRIDAALRENWPTGEAVDFDEAVEFHESLPSAKRFADVLESANRPLLQPRAGVPRLEDQIGLLEYLHSEGEADLLPTTIDSYTRDNEYGKAQEGLEAARESGEDTLNGFPAVNHGVDGCRELIEAVDAPIEVRHGTPDARLLAAITFAGGFQSFEGGPISYNIPYTKRHNLATTIEHWQFVDRLAGAYTERGVRINREPFGPLTGTLVPPSIAIAVMVLEGLLAATQGVRSLTLGYGQVGNVVQDVAALRALRSLGEEYLPNEVCVTTVFHEWMGGFPPDEARANGVIGLGGMTAAIARPDKVITKSPQEFQGVPTKEANAAGLRTTRQIIDMALEQDIDIDGIDEEQDLIERETRCLLEAVLEHGDGDVARGTIRAFESGALDVPFAPSDSARGAVLPARDDDGRVRILEFGDLAMSDEVKEIHAARLAQRAETEGRQQSFRMVADDVDAISDGRLIGRPNGGDTRAD
- the glmS gene encoding methylaspartate mutase subunit S, with the protein product MVVHTMSRTVVLGVIGSDAHVVGITILEQAFAAAGFEVINLGVQTSQEEFADAASEHDAEAVLVSSLYGHAEQDCRGFQETLEAHEVDAVTYIGGNLAVGQDDFERTRETFQALGFDRVFDAETQPEEAIAALKRDLQLTATEQERDRATVTS
- the mct gene encoding succinyl-CoA:mesaconate CoA-transferase gives rise to the protein MGALSSLRVLDLTQVLAGPYCTMLLADMGADVVKIERPGGDLIRPNPPFVESAQDEAYGGYFQSVNRGKRSLELDLGAERDREAFLSLVEEADVVVENYRAGTMEQFDLGYETLAEHNPALIYSSIRGFGDPRTGETHRQGQPSFDLVAQALGGVMEITGQEDGPPTKVGPGIGDLFTATLNCVGILAALHHRDRTGEGQYVDTAMYDAMISMTERAIYQHSYTGEAPTRQGNSHPTLFPYDAFEAADGHVVIAAFGSNHWNALCETMDRPDLAAEYPDASSRLSNRETLRAAILEWTRERTCDGICDALEGRVPVAPVQNTADIFDDPHVHAREMLVPVAQPGADREVEIAGSPIKMSETPPRPRGRAPLLDEHREEVLRDAVRTAESD
- a CDS encoding DUF5785 family protein: MDWPHDPDGEEGSEGMRKFDMAIIAKKVDEDEDFPLSRDEFVEAHGDEPIRINHQSVVALADIFEYVDESEFETITDMHKAVGAAMREGNFWDYHPVGANPETKSA
- a CDS encoding GTP cyclohydrolase III — translated: MTNTQVTLFQIDNYGPWTVTPEPRREADLQTLQSRLYADLSQFIGARDGYVFFTRFDNMIAVTNGLDREDHALIQESVGNRYPVTLSLGVATGTTPVQALSDATSLIQNAGSAQDEHRREILEGRTIDDAHRTDGDVQIAHFDVIDATGQYTDELNAFDSFIEIEQGYAALMRHMRRAHGSLSFFVGGDNVIVVCPDLERADYLEAIEHVESAVDVTMQVGVGTGASAHDAGYAAKHALEHCRANGTRVEF
- a CDS encoding CBS domain-containing protein → MESDLSVRDTLTTEYVGVSESDTVLGAVQLMREERAGCVLVVRGSEAVGIMTEWDVLGVVEDEDDPSETTVGEVMSSPVLTIETDRSLTDAADTMASQNIRNLAVEENGELVGVLTQRDVIAVAGSFQGATSQPAAEGVGVTNEGTTTLSDEYATNGGEEFSTQGVCEACGTLTDSLQEANGQLVCVDCRQV